A single genomic interval of Syntrophobotulus glycolicus DSM 8271 harbors:
- a CDS encoding iron-containing alcohol dehydrogenase family protein, whose product MISNYYMPTKVLMGSDCVVRNSGLLRQLGRKALLVTGRQSAKQNGSEKDMKEALGSAGIEYAVFDRVMSNPTIACVYEGAALARENKVDFIIGIGGGSPMDAAKAIALLAAQDIEEQDLFSGNYPNKVLPMAFVPTTAGTGSEVTPYSILTNDQAQTKTSIASEFLFPRMAFLDARYTQSLSAVTTINTALDALSHAVEGMLSVKASRISDALAINSIRMIMECMPALRESFKAGDPGKVDLRQREILLQASLIAGMVIAQTGTTVVHAMGYSLTYFHDIDHGRANGLLLAEYLKLVEQENPELAGRILTGMNFSTAEEFKALTDELLGHKEALTEKEIMEYSRKTLKTKNMDNCLVKPDQEEIEQIYVSSFQS is encoded by the coding sequence ATGATCAGCAACTACTATATGCCGACCAAAGTCCTGATGGGATCTGATTGTGTTGTCAGGAATTCCGGGCTCTTGAGACAGCTCGGCAGGAAAGCGCTGCTTGTCACCGGCAGGCAATCAGCCAAACAAAACGGTTCGGAAAAGGATATGAAAGAAGCTTTGGGTTCAGCAGGAATAGAGTATGCAGTATTTGACCGGGTCATGAGCAATCCCACCATTGCCTGTGTTTATGAAGGGGCGGCTTTGGCCCGGGAGAACAAGGTAGATTTCATTATCGGGATTGGGGGAGGTTCTCCCATGGATGCGGCAAAAGCGATCGCCCTGCTCGCGGCTCAGGATATTGAGGAGCAAGACTTATTTAGCGGAAATTATCCAAACAAAGTTCTTCCGATGGCCTTTGTGCCGACCACTGCCGGCACAGGCTCGGAAGTCACCCCGTATTCCATCCTGACCAATGATCAGGCCCAAACCAAGACCAGTATTGCCTCGGAATTCTTATTTCCCAGGATGGCCTTTTTGGATGCCAGGTATACCCAGTCTCTTTCTGCGGTGACCACAATAAACACTGCGCTGGACGCCTTGTCCCATGCGGTGGAGGGAATGTTATCCGTGAAAGCCTCAAGGATATCCGACGCCCTGGCGATCAACAGCATTCGGATGATCATGGAGTGTATGCCGGCCCTGCGGGAGAGCTTCAAAGCGGGAGATCCCGGCAAAGTTGATTTAAGGCAAAGGGAAATTCTGCTTCAGGCCTCCCTCATCGCCGGTATGGTCATCGCCCAAACAGGAACTACTGTGGTCCATGCCATGGGCTATTCCCTGACCTATTTTCATGATATTGATCATGGCAGAGCCAATGGCTTGCTCTTAGCGGAATACCTCAAATTGGTGGAACAGGAAAACCCGGAATTGGCCGGCAGGATATTGACAGGAATGAATTTTTCCACAGCGGAGGAGTTTAAAGCGTTGACAGATGAGCTTTTGGGGCATAAAGAAGCGCTGACGGAAAAAGAAATCATGGAATACAGCCGGAAAACCCTGAAAACGAAAAATATGGACAATTGCCTGGTAAAACCGGATCAGGAGGAAATCGAACAGATCTATGTCAGCTCCTTTCAATCATAA
- a CDS encoding M20/M25/M40 family metallo-hydrolase, with amino-acid sequence METIQETITKLAEELKPALVDFCQRLIRVPALSGAEKGVADLYLAEMEKLGYDRYFRDKWGNVIGIIEGTEPGPAIMYNAHLDHVDTGDYSEWGGYDPYGAEIDVNEMENQDRDGYEQAEVIHGRAAADVKGGGACQIYSGKIMIELRKLGYPIKGRYIFTGVVLEEPAEQLGMIKLIEDTFPEEGIDYDGVVSCEATSLKLYLGHRGRVELQVTVSGTTSHGSAPWLGVNAVNKATKLIDRVEESIAAQRRTDEHLGNSSIALTIINCTPGSMCIVPDRCHITYDRRFVPGETFKGCVEEIQKIIDGLTEEDPEFRAAVEIATVPRTTYTGLTVAVPNVKQAWKISPEHPFAKAAAAGLSSIGQPVKYGYWDFGTDLSVICGREKKPAIGYSPMQEFYCHRPVDKVRIDYMVKALAGNVAIYQELTALEQKDFIL; translated from the coding sequence ATGGAAACGATACAAGAAACAATAACCAAATTGGCGGAAGAATTAAAACCGGCGCTTGTGGATTTTTGTCAGAGACTGATTCGGGTTCCGGCGCTCTCCGGAGCGGAAAAAGGGGTTGCGGACCTCTATCTGGCCGAAATGGAGAAATTGGGATATGACCGGTATTTCCGGGACAAGTGGGGAAATGTAATCGGAATCATCGAGGGAACGGAGCCGGGACCGGCCATTATGTATAACGCCCATCTGGATCACGTTGACACAGGGGATTACAGTGAATGGGGCGGCTATGATCCGTACGGGGCGGAAATTGACGTGAATGAAATGGAAAATCAGGACCGGGACGGCTATGAGCAGGCTGAAGTCATTCATGGCAGAGCGGCGGCCGATGTGAAGGGCGGAGGCGCCTGTCAGATTTATTCCGGAAAAATCATGATCGAACTTCGGAAATTGGGCTATCCCATAAAAGGGAGATATATTTTTACCGGTGTTGTTTTGGAGGAACCGGCTGAACAGCTGGGCATGATCAAACTCATCGAGGATACGTTCCCGGAAGAGGGGATTGACTATGACGGGGTTGTTTCCTGTGAAGCAACGTCTCTGAAGCTCTACCTGGGGCACCGGGGAAGAGTGGAGCTGCAAGTAACGGTTTCCGGCACAACTTCTCACGGCAGCGCGCCCTGGCTGGGGGTTAACGCCGTGAACAAAGCCACCAAATTGATTGACAGGGTCGAGGAATCTATCGCCGCCCAGCGCCGGACAGATGAGCATTTGGGAAATTCCAGCATTGCTTTGACCATTATTAACTGTACACCCGGTTCCATGTGTATCGTCCCCGACAGGTGCCACATTACGTATGACCGCCGCTTTGTGCCCGGGGAAACCTTTAAGGGCTGTGTTGAGGAGATTCAGAAGATTATTGACGGTCTGACAGAAGAGGACCCTGAGTTCAGGGCAGCCGTAGAGATCGCCACCGTACCGCGAACCACCTATACCGGGCTGACGGTTGCTGTGCCGAACGTCAAGCAGGCCTGGAAGATCAGTCCCGAGCACCCGTTTGCCAAAGCGGCGGCCGCTGGGCTCAGCTCGATAGGACAGCCGGTAAAATACGGCTATTGGGATTTCGGCACTGACCTCTCCGTCATCTGCGGCCGGGAGAAAAAACCGGCAATCGGTTATTCGCCCATGCAGGAATTTTATTGCCACAGGCCCGTGGATAAAGTCAGAATCGACTATATGGTGAAAGCCCTGGCGGGAAATGTGGCCATTTATCAAGAACTGACAGCCTTAGAACAAAAGGATTTCATTCTTTAA
- a CDS encoding PucR family transcriptional regulator produces the protein MAATLKNLCKYARENYGMNLICGESNMNNLVNWVHMLEDPETAGFLHGQELIFSTGIGHRNTEWLLEFAKGLVEHQASGLVLNIGPYIESVPEDLIRFCREVRFPLFTIPWKTRIVDITNDFCRKIIKSEENEVTVASAFRNAIFFPEQGAEYRPVLERREFDLETDFCVLAISIRGISNEDYPEYDKIVRLKFTRIFVNHSDRFNIFRQDKNLIAVLQNFDPDFIEKAVDTLHEELKYGYPDCKINIGISFNGQGITSLARNYKRATALARIAEKQDKVKLSYQNIGLYQLLIEVEDPKALRKFYEDTLGKLESYDLKYKTDYVATLKNYLDNNASVQEVAKETFVHRNTINYKIKKIKELLQSELNYQDGLKLLLAYYVRELL, from the coding sequence GTGGCTGCAACATTAAAAAACTTATGCAAATATGCCAGGGAAAACTATGGAATGAATCTGATCTGCGGGGAAAGCAATATGAACAATTTGGTCAATTGGGTTCATATGCTGGAAGACCCGGAGACAGCCGGTTTTCTTCATGGCCAGGAGCTTATTTTTTCCACAGGAATCGGACATCGCAATACGGAATGGCTGTTGGAATTTGCTAAAGGACTGGTGGAACATCAGGCCAGCGGCTTGGTTTTGAATATTGGCCCGTATATCGAATCAGTACCTGAAGATCTGATTCGCTTTTGCCGGGAAGTTCGTTTCCCACTATTTACCATACCGTGGAAGACCAGAATTGTTGACATCACAAACGATTTCTGCCGTAAAATTATAAAATCTGAAGAAAATGAAGTTACGGTCGCCAGCGCGTTTCGCAATGCCATCTTTTTTCCGGAGCAGGGAGCCGAATACCGCCCTGTATTAGAACGCAGGGAATTCGATTTGGAGACGGATTTTTGTGTTCTGGCCATCTCAATCCGGGGCATTTCCAATGAAGATTATCCGGAATATGATAAAATAGTGAGACTGAAGTTTACGCGGATATTCGTTAACCATAGCGACAGGTTCAATATTTTCAGGCAGGATAAAAATTTAATCGCTGTCTTGCAAAATTTTGACCCTGATTTTATCGAAAAAGCAGTGGATACGCTGCACGAAGAGCTGAAATACGGCTATCCTGACTGTAAAATTAACATCGGAATCAGCTTTAACGGACAAGGGATTACCTCTCTGGCCAGAAATTACAAAAGAGCGACAGCACTGGCGCGGATCGCTGAAAAACAGGATAAGGTCAAGCTTTCATACCAAAATATCGGATTATATCAGTTGCTGATCGAAGTTGAAGATCCGAAAGCATTGAGAAAATTTTACGAAGATACCCTTGGGAAACTGGAATCCTACGATCTGAAATATAAGACCGATTATGTGGCCACCTTAAAGAACTATCTGGACAATAACGCAAGTGTGCAAGAGGTGGCCAAAGAAACCTTCGTCCATCGCAACACCATTAATTATAAGATCAAAAAAATAAAAGAACTGCTCCAGTCTGAGCTGAATTATCAAGACGGTCTGAAGCTTCTTTTGGCTTATTATGTCAGGGAATTGTTATGA
- a CDS encoding aminotransferase class III-fold pyridoxal phosphate-dependent enzyme, with the protein MELELTTAKEIVETSQKYNLHAWTVQGSSKPLTMIGGEGIYFWDGEGKRYYDMSSQLVNLNIGYGNSKVIKAIQEQAERLAYSSPSFAIDVRSQLAKMVVELAPDNMGKVFFTLGGSDANENAIKIAKMVTGRYKIFSRYLSYHGSSYGAANLTGEPRRYTCEPGIPGFIKFFDPYVYRSPVPFADEEAASHYYLQQLRDQVIYEGRDAVAAIVVETITGSNGVIIPPKGYLNGIRRICDEFGIMMVCDEVMTGWGRTGEWFAINNFDVKPDIITFAKGITCGYAPIGGVIVSKEIASYFDDRFLNCGLTYSAHPLGCAAGIATIEYYQETGLIAQAKERGVLLGRILEDLKEKHACVGDVRYIGLFSAIELVKNKESKEPLVEFDHDPDKVMSKIIGTLCARGFFTYSHENTIMVAPPLIITEQELESAMAIMDDVLGEVDKSL; encoded by the coding sequence GTGGAACTTGAACTCACAACAGCGAAGGAAATCGTGGAGACATCCCAAAAATATAATTTGCATGCCTGGACCGTTCAAGGGTCGTCAAAACCCTTAACCATGATCGGCGGGGAGGGCATTTACTTCTGGGATGGCGAAGGGAAACGCTACTATGATATGTCTTCCCAGCTTGTCAATCTGAATATCGGGTACGGGAACAGCAAGGTCATCAAAGCCATTCAGGAACAGGCGGAAAGACTTGCCTATTCTTCCCCCTCTTTTGCCATTGACGTCAGGTCCCAGTTAGCAAAAATGGTTGTCGAGCTGGCGCCGGACAATATGGGCAAAGTGTTTTTCACCCTGGGCGGTTCGGACGCCAATGAGAACGCGATCAAGATTGCCAAGATGGTCACCGGGAGATATAAAATCTTTTCCCGCTATCTTTCTTATCATGGCTCATCTTACGGAGCGGCGAACCTGACGGGAGAACCGAGACGGTATACTTGCGAACCGGGGATTCCGGGATTTATTAAGTTCTTTGATCCCTATGTCTATCGCTCCCCGGTTCCTTTCGCCGATGAAGAAGCTGCCAGTCACTATTATTTGCAACAGCTCAGAGACCAGGTGATTTATGAAGGCCGGGATGCCGTGGCCGCGATTGTGGTGGAAACCATCACCGGCAGTAACGGAGTGATTATTCCCCCCAAAGGATATCTAAACGGAATTCGCCGGATCTGTGATGAATTCGGAATCATGATGGTATGCGACGAAGTGATGACCGGATGGGGCAGGACCGGAGAATGGTTCGCGATCAATAATTTTGATGTTAAGCCGGACATCATTACCTTTGCCAAAGGGATTACCTGTGGATATGCGCCCATCGGGGGCGTGATTGTGAGCAAAGAAATCGCCTCCTATTTTGATGACCGGTTCTTAAACTGCGGTCTGACCTATTCGGCGCATCCGCTTGGCTGTGCCGCCGGCATAGCGACCATCGAGTACTATCAAGAGACAGGTCTGATTGCCCAGGCCAAAGAACGCGGCGTCCTGTTAGGCCGTATTCTGGAAGACCTGAAAGAAAAGCATGCCTGTGTGGGCGATGTGCGTTATATTGGCTTGTTCTCAGCAATCGAGCTGGTCAAGAATAAAGAAAGCAAAGAGCCCCTAGTGGAGTTTGATCATGATCCGGACAAGGTCATGAGTAAAATCATCGGGACGCTTTGTGCCAGGGGTTTCTTCACCTATTCGCACGAAAATACAATCATGGTGGCGCCGCCGCTTATTATCACGGAGCAAGAGCTGGAAAGCGCCATGGCGATTATGGATGACGTCTTGGGTGAAGTGGATAAATCCTTATAG
- a CDS encoding SAM-dependent methyltransferase → MYPFTNRFISNDKNAEFLKAAMMGPNAMRVAEELASHLNIKKNMRILDLGCGCGLSTLLFVKKYGVSVFAADLWISPTENYERFQSGGIDDKAVPIFLDATKELPFANGYFDLLFTVDAYHYFGDTPEMLPSLVPFVKRGGCIAVAIPGLKYEFGKNIPGEMQPFWNSEMERTLHSLDWWKDLWKRTAGIEVVDSREMACCGQAWEEWLTGYHPVVADDIKMMEAEGGKYFNLVQLIAKVI, encoded by the coding sequence ATGTATCCATTTACAAACCGGTTTATTTCTAACGATAAAAATGCTGAGTTCCTCAAAGCCGCTATGATGGGGCCAAACGCCATGCGCGTAGCGGAGGAATTAGCGTCACACCTGAACATCAAGAAGAATATGCGAATACTTGACCTCGGCTGCGGGTGCGGTCTTTCCACCCTTTTGTTCGTGAAAAAATATGGTGTGTCCGTTTTCGCCGCCGATCTTTGGATTTCGCCAACTGAAAACTATGAGCGTTTCCAATCTGGCGGGATTGATGATAAGGCCGTTCCGATTTTCCTGGACGCGACCAAAGAGCTGCCTTTCGCAAACGGATATTTTGACTTGTTGTTCACCGTGGACGCTTACCATTATTTCGGTGATACGCCGGAAATGCTCCCGTCGCTCGTTCCTTTTGTAAAAAGGGGCGGCTGTATCGCTGTGGCGATTCCCGGCTTAAAGTACGAATTTGGGAAAAACATTCCCGGTGAAATGCAGCCGTTTTGGAACAGCGAGATGGAAAGAACCTTGCACTCTCTTGATTGGTGGAAAGATTTGTGGAAGAGGACAGCGGGCATTGAAGTGGTGGACAGTCGTGAAATGGCCTGTTGCGGACAGGCTTGGGAAGAATGGCTGACCGGCTACCATCCCGTCGTCGCGGATGATATTAAAATGATGGAGGCTGAGGGCGGAAAGTATTTTAATCTCGTTCAGTTGATTGCTAAAGTCATTTGA
- a CDS encoding DUF2200 domain-containing protein, protein MTNERVYKMAFSTVYPMLVQKAERKGRTKSEVDAVICWLTGYDDSGLQAQIVKNTDYETFFNEAPQINPNAVKISGVICGHRVEEIKDPLMQKIRWLDKLVDELAKGKSIEKVLGK, encoded by the coding sequence ATGACAAACGAGCGTGTATATAAGATGGCGTTTTCGACCGTCTACCCGATGCTTGTTCAAAAGGCGGAGCGCAAAGGGCGCACCAAATCCGAGGTTGATGCCGTGATTTGCTGGCTGACTGGGTATGACGATTCTGGTTTGCAAGCACAAATTGTGAAGAATACAGATTACGAAACGTTCTTCAATGAAGCCCCTCAGATAAATCCGAATGCTGTCAAAATTTCAGGCGTGATTTGCGGACACCGCGTTGAGGAAATCAAAGACCCACTCATGCAGAAAATCAGGTGGCTTGATAAACTGGTGGACGAATTGGCAAAAGGCAAATCGATAGAAAAGGTTCTGGGCAAATGA